CAGTGCTACTCAGAATGCTTTACTTGCTATTTTGAATGAAAATAGAGGAGTAGTGACTACAATTGACGAGTTGTCAGCTTCAAGAAGTACAGACCTATCGGAACTATTGTATCAAATCGGACAAGGTCGAAGTCGCTTACGGCTAAGTTCCTCTTCTACGCTATCTGAACAGCTACGATTCAATACTGTAATCGCTACAACCTCGGAGGTACCGATGGCAAACTACCTTAATTCAAATCAAGGATTGCATATGAGATATATAGAACTTTCTTCAGAGGAAGCTTGGACAAAAAATGGAGCTATTGCTGATGATATCAAACTAAGATGTTCTCAGCACTATGGAGTAGCTAGTGATGCATTCATGGAAAAAATTTTTAAACATGAACAGGGAACTGGATACATAAAAAAAGTGTATCAAACAGCTTATACTGAACTACTAGAGAAACTTCCAGAAAGTAACTTTAAGACCCGAATATGCACACTATATGCCATTATTTATAGTTCTGCAATTCTGGTTAAGGAATTGCTAGACATAGATATCGACAAAAAGAGGGTTTGCGAGTTTTTAATAAAGACAGAGAAAGAAACTTTAGATAAAAGAGGTGAAATCCCTTCTGATTTATATGATAAGATAGTGGATTATACTTTATCTCACGCTGGACTATTCAACATCAAGGAGGGATACTCGATAGGTGGAAAGAAAATAGGAATGATTAAAGCTCAGAAAGGAACGTATAGAGTCTATTTCTTCAGAGAGGAGTTCGTCAAGATGTTGAAAAAAGAATTCTCTATTTCTAACGTTGAAAAAGCCATCCAACTGTTAATAAGTCAGAATAAATGGATAGCGGATAAGAGGCGAAGTGTAAAATATGTAACCTATGAAAATCATAAAATCGCAATGTATTGCTTAGAGTTACCAATGCACTGGAGAAATTTTGCAATAGAGGCAGAGATAATAAGGGGGTATTAAGAATGGAAACGATAGATTACACTGCACTCATTAAATTGGGGTATAGACAACATACAGCCAAAAATATTATTAGACAAGCTAAATGTTGGCTTGTTGAAAACGGGTATGAATTCTATCTCAATAAACGTTGTGGAGTTGTTCCAACCTATGCTGTAGAAAAAATAATAGGAATTAAAATTGAAGGGGGCAGTTGTAATGGGTAAAACAAAATATCCTTGTGTATATAAAAATGATAAAACTGGATTTTATTACTACAGTGTAGAACTGGGTGTAGACAGAATTACAGGAAAACGAATTCAGAAAAAATCCTCTAAGTCAGCAAAAGGCAATCCTTTCCGTACAGCTAAAGAAGCGTATGAGGAGGTTACCAAAATAAAACTGGAGTATCATAAAGTGAAGAATTATAGTGATTATGATATAACCTATGAACGATTTATGAAAGAAAATTATCTGCCAATGTATGAAAAAAGCGTAGAACAAGGAACATGGCTTTCTAAACAGCCTGCACTAAACTTGTTAGTTCAGATATTTGGAAAAATAAAGTTAAGGAACATCACTCTTACTGATTGTGAAAAATTCAGAGTATATCTTTTGACACATAACCAATACTCACAGAGCTATGCGTCAATGATATATGGAGTATTTAGAAAGACTCTAGATTATGCGGTAAAAATACAATATCTTGAAACGAACCTTTCTAAACAGACGGATGCAATTTCTAAAGGACGAACAACAGTAGCTTACTGGACTAAGGCAGAGTTTGAGAAGGTACTGACAAGCTTTTACATAGATGATCTTTATGAGCATATGTCGTTTATCGCAATCTGGTTATATTATATGACTGGAATTAGAGTATCTGAGGGATTAGCATTAAAATGGGCGGATATAGACTTAGAAAATAAAAAAATGCGAATACACGGTACATTAGAAATGAGAGGTAAAGCAAATTATAGAGTAAAGAGTTATACAAAAACTGTTAGTAGTCAGCGTACTATTTCCTTAGATGATACAACTATTCAACTGTTGGTTAAATGGAAACAGCGACAAGAAAAGCAATATATAGGTCCGTTCATCATCAGTTATTCAAAAGCACCACTACACCGTTCAACAATTAATAGAATTATTAAGCGTCATGCTGATATCAGCGGTGTCCATCAAATACAGGCCAAAGGATTAAGACATAGCCATGCAAGTTATCTTATCAATGAGCATAATATTGATGTCTTAGTTATTTCTCGAAGACTAGGGCATTCAAGCCCAGAGATAACACTAAAACACTATGCGCACCTATGGTCAAGGAATGATGAAAGTGTTGCACAAGCTATAGAAGGCGATATTGATATCAAATATGGTGTTGAGAGTAAAGTAAAGTTTAAAGGTAACCAAGTAATTAAGAAAAAATGAATATAGAAATTAACCCCCAACGCATAAAATTTAGCGTTGGGGGTTAAAAGCAGGGATATGGGCAGGGAATAACTTAACTAAAAGTTGCGGTAAGTATATGAAATAACGTGTCAATCCTTGTAAAACCAATAAAAAATATTTAAATATTATAGTTGACTTATTCCCACTCAACCGTTGCTGGTGGCTTGCTAGTAATATCGTAGACAATACGATTAACATGAGCTACTTCATTGACGATACGAACAGAGATTTTTTGCAATACTTCCCAAGGAATTTTAGCAAAATCTGCGGTCATTCCGTCAATAGAAGTAATAGCACGAATTGCAATAGTGTAGTCATAAGTTCGACCATCTCCCATGACACCTACCGAACGAACACCAGTATTCACAGTGAAGTATTGCCAAATATCACGATCGAGTCCAGCTTTCACAATTTCTTCGCGGAGAATGGCGTCGGATTCACGTACAGTGGTGAGTTTTTCTTCTGTAATTTCCCCCATGACACGTATAGCAAGTCCTGGACCCGGGAATGGCTGACGCCAAACAATTTCATCTGGCATACCAAGTTCTGTACCAAGCGCGCGAACTTCATCTTTGTAGAGGGTGTTCAGAGGTTCAATCAGCTTGAACTGCATGTCTTCAGGAAGTCCACCAACGTTATGGTGTGATTTGATTGTTTGGGCAGTATCTGTACCAGACTCAATGACATCTGTGTAAAGTGTTCCTTGTGCGAGGAATTTCACATCTTTCAGCTTACTTGCTTCATCATCAAAGACGTAGACAAATTCATTGCCGATGATTTTACGCTTTTGCTCTGGATCAGAAACACCAGCTAATTTATCAAGGAAACGTTTGGCAGCGTCTGCTTTGATGATATTCAGACCGAATTTTCCTCCAAGGGAATCCATGACTTGATCTGCTTCGCCCTTACGGAGCAATCCATGATCTACAAAGATGCAGATAAGCTGGTCTCCGATAGCTTTTTGAAGGAGAACGCCAACAACGGATGAATCAACACCGCCTGAAAGCCCGAGAAGAACACGTTTATCGCCAACCGTTTCTCGAATTCGCTTGATTTGCATTTCAATAAAGTTATCCATTGACCAGTCGCCTTTGGCGCCACAAATATTCAAAGCAAAATTGCGTAGAATATCATACCCATAAACAGAGTGGCGTACTTCAGGGTGAAATTGAATGCCATAAATCTGCTTTTCAGGTTGCTCAATAGCTGCAAATGGACAGTCGGCAGAAGTACCAGTACGTACAAATCCTTGAGGAATTTCGGTGACAGCATCTCCGTGACTCATGAGAACGATTTGTTTTTCAGGAGTTCCTGCAAACAGTTTAGAGACAGTATGAGTGAGCTCGGATTGACCGTACTCACGGTTTCCGGCATTTCCAGCAGGTACAACTTTCCCACCTAATTTGTGAGTCAAAAGCTGCATTCCATAGCAAATTCCCAAAATTGGAATACCCAATTCTAAAATTTCAGGATCAATGTCAAATGCTCCTGCTTCATATACAGACTTTGGTCCACCTGACAAAATGATTCCGACTGGATTTATCTCACGAACCTCAGCAGCTGTGATTTTATTGCTTTTCAGCTCAGAAAAAACACCAATCTCGCGGATTCTGCGTGAAATAAGCTGATTGTATTGGCTCCCATAATCCAGTACAATAATTCTTTCGACATCTTGCAATTCAGTTGTAGTTGTCATTTCTTCCCTTTCTTAAAAGACTTTTCTTTGTTTATTCTAACACAAAATAAAGACTTTTTCCAATAACATTAAGTAGCGATTGACTTTTATTTCAATTGATAATACAATGAAGAGAGGAAACCATTCTTGAAAGGGGTTACTATGCTTCCAGCTTATATTAAAATTCACGATCAAATAAAAAAAGAAATTGACGAGGAAATCTGGAAAATCGGGCAACGTCTGCCAAGTGAGCGCGATTTAGCTGAACAATTTGAGGTTAGCCGCATGACACTTCGTCAGGCAATCACTCTTTTAGTCGAAGAAGGAGTGCTAGAGCGCCGTATGGGTAGCGGTACATTTGTAGCCAGTACACGGGTTCAGGAAAAGATGCGCGGCACAACCAGCTTTACAGAAATCATCAAATCCCAAGGCAAGACACCTTCAAGTCAATTGATTTCTTACCGTCGAACACTGCCAAGTAAAGAAGAGGTCGAAAAATTAGGAATTGAGAAGACGGAAAACGTCATTCGTATGGAACGAGTACGGTATGCTAATCACATTCCTGTAGTTTATGAAGTCGCTTCAATTCCAGAGAAATTCATCAAAAATTTTAATAAAGAAGAAATTACGAAGCATTTTTTTCAAACCTTACAAGAACATGGCTATAAAATCGGAAAATCTCAACAGACCATTTATGCTCGTCTTGCAAAAGAAAAGATTGCGCAGTACTTAGAAATTCCTAGAGGACACGCCATTCTTGGTTTGACACAGATTTCTTATTTTGACAATGGCACCGCTTTTGAATATGTTAAAAGTCAGTATGTCGGTGAACGGTTTGAATTTTATCTGGAAAATAACTGATTTAAAGTACATAATTTAATATACGTAAACACCCTTAGTGATTTAAGAGTGTTTTTTAGTGAGTAAAGCTCTTCACTAGTAGAGTTTATCTGTATTTTTTGATATAATAATCTTTATGGAAATTGAAAAAACCAACCGAATGAATGCTCTTTTTGAGTTTTATGCAGCGCTTTTAACAGATAAACAAATGAATTATATCGAGCTTTACTATGCGGATGATTATAGTTTAGCTGAGATTGCTGAAGAATTTCAAGTTAGTCGTCAGGCTGTTTATGACAATATCAAACGAACAGAAAAGATTCTCGAAGACTACGAAATGAAACTGCACATGTATTCAGATTATATCGTCAGAAGTCAGATTTTTGATCAAATAATGGAAAAGTATGCAGATGACACCTATTTACAAGAGCAAATTTCGATTTTATCTGGTATTGACAATCGAGAGTAGTGAATTGTTGACTCAAAAAACACAAAATTCAATAACCAATAACATAGAAATTAACTAGGAGAAATAAAATTTATGGCATTTGAAAGTTTAACTGAACGTTTACAAAACGTCTTTAAAAATCTACGAAGAAAAGGAAAAATTTCAGAGAGTGATGTCCAAGAAGCGACCAAAGAAATTCGTATGGCACTCTTGGAAGCCGATGTAGCTTTACCAGTTGTCAAAGACTTTATCAAAAAAGTTCGCGAGCGCGCTGTCGGACACGAAGTTATTGATACATTAAATCCTGCTCAACAAATTATCAAGATTGTTGACGAAGAATTGACCACTGTATTGGGTTCTGATACAGCAGAAATTATCAAATCTCCTAAAATTCCGACCATTATCATGATGGTCGGTCTCCAAGGGGCTGGTAAGACTACATTTGCAGGAAAATTAGCCAATAAACTTAAGAAAGAAGAAGCTGCTCGACCTTTGATGATTGCTGCTGATATTTATCGTCCGGCAGCTATTGATCAGCTCAAAACTCTTGGTCAACAAATTGATGTGCCAGTATTTTCGTTAGGAACAGAAGTACCAGCAGTCGAGATTGTTCGTCAAGGTCTGGAGCAAGCCAAGGCTAATCACAATGACTATGTGTTGATTGATACAGCTGGTCGTCTGCAAATCGATGAGAAACTCATGAATGAGCTGCGTGATGTCAAAGCACTTGCTCAACCAAATGAAATTCTCTTGGTTGTCGATGCCATGATTGGGCAAGAAGCTGCCAATGTAGCTCGTGAATTCAATGCTCAGTTAGAAGTAACTGGAGTTATTCTGACTAAGATTGATGGCGATACACGTGGTGGTGCCGCTTTATCCGTCCGCCAAATTACTGGTAAACCGATTAAATTTACTGGTACTGGGGAAAAAATTACAGACATTGAAACTTTCCACCCAGATCGGATGTCTAGTCGGATTTTGGGCATGGGAGACATGCTGACCCTAATTGAAAAAGCCTCTCAGGAGTACGATGAGCAAAAATCACTTGAGATGGCTGAAAAAATACGAGAAAATACCTTTGATTTTAATGATTTCATTGACCAACTAGATCAGGTTCAAAATATGGGTCCAATGGAGGATCTACTAAAGATGATTCCTGGTATGGCCAATAATCCTGCCATGAAGAATTTTAAGGTAGATGAAAATGAAATTGCTCGCAAACGTGCCATTGTATCATCCATGACACCAGCTGAACGAGAAAATCCCGACCTTCTTAATCCAAGTCGTCGCCGTCGGATTGCTGCAGGTTCTGGTAATAGCTTTGTCGAAGTCAACAAATTTATCAAAGACTTTAACCAAGCAAAGCAAGTCATGCAAGGTGTCATGTCTGGTGATATGAATAAAATGATGAAGCAGATGGGGCTCAACCCTAATAATTTACCAAAAAATATGCCAAATATGAACGGGATGGATATGTCAGCACTTCAAAACATGGATATGTCCGCTTTAGGGGGAGCTGGTAATCCTGATATGAGCCAGATATTTGGTGGCGGACTTAAAGGAAAAATCGGCGAATTTGCAACCAAACAAGCCATGAAACGTATGGCAAATAAAATGAAAAAGGCTAAGAAAAAACGAAAATAAACATATTTTGTAGTAAATGATGATTGGAATAAAGCAGTTCAATTTGGTGGGCTGTTTTATTTTTTTGGAAAAACTATTGACATTTGATGATAAACGTGTAATTCGAGAAATTTCAGGAGGACAATTACAACGCGCAGGTATCTGTCGTGCGTCGTGCTATGATAAATCAACCAGAACTTTTATTTGCTGATGAACCTACAGGTGCTTTAAACTCAAAAATCAGCCAGAAAGTGATGGAAAGCTTTAAAGAAATCAACAAAAAAGGTGTGACTATTGTTTTAGTCACTCATGATAGAGCAGCTTACGCCAACCGAATTGTCTTTATGCAAAATACTTACTGAACTAGAAAATATAAAAAAACAAAACCAAGATATTCAAAACGATAACGATATTGATAATATAACAAGATCAGTTGTATAAAATTCAGTGATTCCAACCGATCTTATTTTGTATTGTGTATTATCTGTTACAAAGTAAAGAAACGAATCTTTCAATAGCCCCTTACATACATCTTTCCGAAAAACTATAATTTTCTTGAAAAAAATACAGGAGTGTGCTATACTTCTATTTATAGAAAATGATGGAGAATATCTTAATGAAACGCGAAATATTGTTAGAAAGAATTGAAAAACTAAAGGCCATCATGCCTTGGTACGTTTTGGAATACTATCAGTCTAAATTGACTGTTCCATACAGTTTTACAACCTTATATGAATATCTCAAAGAATATGATCGCTTTTTTCATTGGATTTTAGACTCTGGAATTGCTGATGGGCCGCAGATTGCAGAAATTCCTCTGTCAGTATTGGAAAATATGACTAAAAAAGATATGGAAGCGTTTATTCTTTACTTACGGGAGCGTCCATTGCTTAATGCTAATACTACGCAAAACGGAGTATCGCAAACCACCATTAATCGAACTCTTTCTGCTCTCTCTAGCCTTTATAAATATTTAACTGAAGAGGTGGAAAACGAGAATGGGGAACCTTATTTCTATCGTAATGTCATGAAAAAAGTGTCTACTAAGAAAAAGAGAGAGACTTTAGCTGCGCGCGCTGAAAACATCAAGCAAAAACTCTTTTTGGGCGAAGAAACTGAACAATTTTTGAATTATATTGATGAAGAATACCCTAAAAATTTATCAAATCGGGCTCTCTCCTCTTTTGACAAAAATAAAGAGCGAGATTTGGCAATCATAGCACTGCTTCTTGCATCTGGTGTTCGTCTATCCGAGGCAGTAAATCTTGATTTGAAAGACCTAAATCTCAAAATGATGGTCATTGAAGTTACTCGTAAGGGCGGGAAAAGAGATTCTGTCAATGTTGCAGCTTTTGCCAAAGCTTATTTGGAAAGGTACCTGGAGGTTCGCTCTAAACGTTATAAAGCTGAAAAATCAGACACTGCCCTCTTTTTGACAGAATATAGAGGTGTTCCTAACCGGATTGATGCTTCTAGTGTAGAAAAGATGGTTGCTAAGTATTCTGAAGATTTCAAAGTTCGAGTGACACCTCACAAACTCCGCCATACGCTGGCTACTCGACTTTATGATGCTACTAAATCTCAAGTTTTGGTCAGTCATCAGCTAGGACATGCCAGTACTCAAGTTACAGATCTCTACACCCATATTGTTAATGACGAACAAAAAAATGCATTGGATAATTTATAAAATAAAAAGTTTGCATAATTTAAGGTATGCAAACTTTTTATTTGAATTGAGCTAAATGCTGCTAGTTTGTGCCCATGCTCATAGTTTCTGGTAGGGTACTACCGCCGTCAATGACAATTTGAGATCCTGTAAGATAGGAGGATTCATCACTACCTAAAAAGGCAAAGAGTTCCCCTACTTCTTGCGGTTTAGCTAATCTTTTCATTGGAACAGCGACCGCAATATCTTGAATAGGAACTTCTGGATGTTCTGGGTTGGATTCCAGGGCCATTTTTTCGACCATCGGTGTCCGAGCATAGCCTAGCTGGCTGCAGTTAACTCGGATATTGCGATCGGCATATTCTACTGCCAAGGCCTTGGTTAAGCCGACCAGAGCTGCCTTGGTCATCGCGTAAGCTGCTTCTCCAGCATCAGCAACCAAATCGCCTGTTACAGATGATGCGATGACGATAGCGCCTGCTCTCTGTTTCAACATGGGCTTGATGGTTGCCTGACAAGTGTTCCAAACTCCCTTGATATTGACATTAATATGTTGATCCCGTATCTGGTCTGTCATTTCTTCAAAGGGCGCCAGCTTGCAGATACCAGCATTACAGCAGGCAATATCAAGATGCCCAAAGGCTTGGATAGTCTGAGAGACAGCCGCTTCCAAATCTTCTAGACGACTGACATCACCGATATAGCTGATAATATCTATTTGGTAGCTGTCACGAAGTTCTTGAGCAGTTGCTTCTACTTGAGGGTCTCGATCGAAAAGGCAGAGCTTGGCGCCATATTTGGCATAGACTGAGGCAATGCCCTGACCCAGACCGACAGCAGCTCCAGTAATCAAAGCAACTTTTCCATCTAATTTAGCCATAGTAACCATCCTTTCTAAAACGAAGAAGTTTGACAGATTTTTGTGACATTTTATGATGTATTTCTAACTTTAGTCTAGTACTTTTCTAGTTGCTTGTCAATATAATAATGAAGGAAAACCTCGCATTTGCTATGATGTTTCGTCCTCTTTATAAAAAATCTATCCAATAATTTCTGTAGGGTTCGATAATAAGGAACTTGCTCCAAAACGGATATTCTCCAAGCGATTATTGGCTGTGGTGTATCCCAGAAGCATCTGAACATTCTGATAACCAACTTCTTCAAACTATAGAAAAAACATCCTTAGTTAAATAAATGTAAGAATGTTTTTATTTTGTTATAGTCTTGTGATTTAGCCAACCACTGCTTCTGCAATTTCTTCTTGGCTAATTCCAGCGAAATAGCGAGAAATATCCAGGTTTTCAAGAGCATTTAAAACATCTTCTCTTTCATATTTAACACCCTTGAGGACTTCTTCTACTGCTGCTACATCTTCGATTCCAAAGAAATCTCCGTAAATTTTGATGTTTTCGATTTTTGACTGAACAACATTGGCAAAGATTTCGACTTTACCACTAGTAAACTTGGTACCACGACGAACATTGTATGCTGGCGATTTGCCATAGTTCCAATCCCAAGTAGCAAATTTAGTTTCCTTGATATGGTTGATTTCAGCTAGTTCAGCATCGGAGAAGATATATTCTGTCATTGCTGGATATTCTTTCCTCATGTAGTCTAGCAGGAGGTCACGAAATTGCTCTACAGTAATCTTTTCAGGCAGCTCATCCACGATATTGGTCACGCGGGCACGGACAGATTTGACGCCTTTGGACTCAAACTTATCTTTGGAAACTTTTAAGGCATTCGCCAAGACAGATAACTCTACGTCAAACAGCAAGCAACCGTGGTGCATGATTCGACCATTGATGTAGGCTTGTGCATTCCCACAGAACTTTTTACTGTCAATTTCCAAATCATTGCGCCCTGTAAATTCGGCTTTTACACCTAATGCTTCCAAGGTCTTGATGACCGGAATAGAGAAGCTCTTAAAATCAAAGGCTTTGTTCTCAGATTCTTTGGAAATAATGGTGTAGTTAAGATTGTTATAATCGTGATAGACGGCTCCACCTCCACTGATACGACGAACCACCTCAATGCCATGCTCTCGGACATAGTCACGATTGATTTCTTCAATAGTATTCTGATGACGTCCGACAATGATAGAGGGTTTATTGATCCAAAGCAAGAAAATCATATCTTCATCAAGGAGATGCTTGAAAGCATATTCCTCAAGAGCGATATTGAAAGCTGTATCGTTACTATTATTGATAATGTATTTCATAGTGCCTCTTATCTTTTCTTAGGAGCATGAATAGCCATGCCGAGTACGTCTGCAAATGCTTCGTACATAACTTCTGAGAATGTCGGATGACCGTGAATGGTCTTGAGCATTTCTTCCACCGTGATTTCCATTTCGATGATAGTAGAGGCTTCATTAATTAACTCGGCTGCAGCGGGACCGATGATGTGAACACCGAGAACTTCTCCGTATTTCTTATCAGCAATCACTTTGACAAATCCTTGAGCAGTATCCGATGCAATAGCTCGTCCGTTTGCTGCGAAGTTGAATTTACCGATAGCTACATCGTATCTTTCGCGAGCTTGTTCTTCTGTCAGACCGACTGCCGCAACTTCTGGCAAAGTGTAAATAGCTGCTGGAGTTAGATTTAATTTAGCAACTACGTGATTGCCTTTGAGAGCATTCTCTGCAGCTACTTCTCCCATACGAAAAGCTGCATGCGCCAACATCTTGGTACCGTTAATGTCTCCAGGTGCGTAAATTCCTGAAACAGAAGTTTCCATATATTCATTGACCTTGATACGACCGCGGTCTAGTTCAAAGTCAACCTCGCCAATGCCTTCCAAATCAGGCACGCGTCCGATAGAAAGCAAAGCTTTATCAGCTATGATATCTTCCTTTCCTGCAACTTTGATGCAGAGCTTGCTATTTTCTTCGACAATTTCTTCCAGCTTGGTCTCTGTCAAAATGGTCATCCCCTTGCGCTCAAGAATGAGCCGAAGGTTTTTAGAGACTTCTGCATCCATAGCTGGAACAATCCGATTCATCATTTCGACAACCGTCACCTTGCTACCAAAGGTCATGAAAGCCTGTCCTAGCTCAATACCAACAACGCCACCACCAATGATTACTAAACTTTCTGGAACTTCCTTCATATCCAGAATATCATCGCTAGTCATAACAAGTGATGATTCCATGCCTGGAACGTTAATCTTGCTGACTTTTGATCCACCAGCTAAGATAATCTTCTTGGTCTCAAGAAGTTCAGCATCATTCACCAAGACATTCTTATCTTTGGTAATGGTACCAATTCCTTTGTAAACATCAACGCCGTAGCTGCGAAGCAGACCTGCAACGCCTCCGACAAGTGTATTGACAACCTTGTTTTTGGTTTCCAAAACTTTATCCATATTGACAGTAAAGTTTGGATTTTCAATGATAATACCACGATTTGCTGCATGGGCTAGACTTTCAATAATTTCCGCATTGTGAAGATAGGTCTTAGTCGGGATACAGCCACGGTTGAGGCAGGTTCCACCTAATTCAGATTTTTCAACAAGGGCAATCTTGCCTCCTAATTGAGTGGCTTTGATCGCCGCCACATAACCAGCTGGTCCGCCACCAATAACCACAATATCATAAGCGTCATCACTCTTATTATCATCGTTAGAAGTTGTGGTTGCAGTTGGTGGTGTTGGACTATCATCTGAAGCAGCCACAGTAGTCGGAATATTTTCTCCTTCTTCGCCCAGATAACCGATAACTTCCGTTACAGGAACAATCTCACCGTCTCCTTTCAAGATAGCAATCAAGTAGCCGTCTTCCTCTGCTTCTAACTCCATGCTGACTTTATCTGTCATGATTTCTAGAAGGATTTCTCCTTCTTTTACAAATTCGCCAACTTTTTTATTCCATTGAACAATCTGTCCTTCTGTCATATCAACGCCGGCTTTTGGCATAATTACTTCTAAGGCCATGTTTTTATTTTCCTCTCATTTAAACTTTCTCTTATACCAACATTGAAATTGGGTCTTCAATCAGTTCTTTTAGGTCTTTCATGAATTTAGCACCTGCCATACCGTCCACGACTCGGTGATCAATGGTTAATCCAAGACTCATAATTGGTCGAATAACAATCTCTCCGTTCACTACGACTGGTTTTTCAACGGTTGAGCTAACGCCCAAAATCGCTGAATTGGGTTGATTGATAATTGGGCCGAACGATTGAACACCAAACATTCCTAGATTACTAATCGTAAAAGTTGAGTTTTGCAATTCGCTTGGTGCTAATTTTCCATTTAAAGTCCGTTCAATCACATCCTTAAAGGCAACGACTAACTCAGACAGACTCATTTTTTCAGCATTGTAAACCACTGGTGTCATAAGCCCATTGTCCATCCCAACAGCCATAGCCAGATTGACATACTTGTGCATGATAATGGTTTGCCCATCTTCTGTCAGAGACGAATTGAGATAAGGGTGCTTCATTAAGATTTTAACAACTGCCATAGAAAGCAAGTCTGTGACCGTGATTTTCTTTCCTGTCGCTTCCATGATTGGCTCTAAAACCTTTTTACGCAGCGCCAGCAGCTCTGTCATATCTACATCATAATTGAGAGTGAAAGTTGGCGCTGTCAGGTAAGAATCAAGCATTCTTTGGGCAATGACTTTTCGCATTGGCGTCATTGGAAGGCGCTCAATTTCTCCATAAGGAGTGATGTTGTCAGATATTTCTTCCGCTTTCTCAATCTGAGCAGGTGACTTGATGCTGTCTGACTCAACATTTTCAGGCAGCAAAGCCAGAATATCCTTTTTCATAATCTTGCCGTGCACGCCTGTCCCTTGGATTTCCTGCCAAGCGATGTTATTTTCTTCTGCAATACGTTTTGCAAGGGGCGTAATTTTCATAATATTGGATTCTCGATAACTTTCAATATCTTCTTTGTGAACGCGTCCCTTTGCACCAGTACCAGATACGTCATAGAGATTGATACCCAAGTCATCTGCTAATTTTCTAGCAGCAGGGGTCGCTCTTAATTTTTTGTCATCCATGTTCTCTCTCATTCTTAAATAATTCATTGGTTGAGGCAATATTTGCCCTATTTCTTTGTTTTCACAAAGTTTCTACTGTTAATATTAGCAAAAATCGGGGATAAACTTTAAATTATTTTACATAATTAAAGTTATGTAAACCTAAATTTGCCGTTTATTTCCAGTTTACTCTTTATGATAAGTCTTACGGATAGCCTCTTTGATACTTTCAACT
This Streptococcus anginosus DNA region includes the following protein-coding sequences:
- a CDS encoding DUF3173 family protein yields the protein METIDYTALIKLGYRQHTAKNIIRQAKCWLVENGYEFYLNKRCGVVPTYAVEKIIGIKIEGGSCNG
- a CDS encoding tyrosine-type recombinase/integrase, whose translation is MGKTKYPCVYKNDKTGFYYYSVELGVDRITGKRIQKKSSKSAKGNPFRTAKEAYEEVTKIKLEYHKVKNYSDYDITYERFMKENYLPMYEKSVEQGTWLSKQPALNLLVQIFGKIKLRNITLTDCEKFRVYLLTHNQYSQSYASMIYGVFRKTLDYAVKIQYLETNLSKQTDAISKGRTTVAYWTKAEFEKVLTSFYIDDLYEHMSFIAIWLYYMTGIRVSEGLALKWADIDLENKKMRIHGTLEMRGKANYRVKSYTKTVSSQRTISLDDTTIQLLVKWKQRQEKQYIGPFIISYSKAPLHRSTINRIIKRHADISGVHQIQAKGLRHSHASYLINEHNIDVLVISRRLGHSSPEITLKHYAHLWSRNDESVAQAIEGDIDIKYGVESKVKFKGNQVIKKK
- the guaA gene encoding glutamine-hydrolyzing GMP synthase, with product MTTTTELQDVERIIVLDYGSQYNQLISRRIREIGVFSELKSNKITAAEVREINPVGIILSGGPKSVYEAGAFDIDPEILELGIPILGICYGMQLLTHKLGGKVVPAGNAGNREYGQSELTHTVSKLFAGTPEKQIVLMSHGDAVTEIPQGFVRTGTSADCPFAAIEQPEKQIYGIQFHPEVRHSVYGYDILRNFALNICGAKGDWSMDNFIEMQIKRIRETVGDKRVLLGLSGGVDSSVVGVLLQKAIGDQLICIFVDHGLLRKGEADQVMDSLGGKFGLNIIKADAAKRFLDKLAGVSDPEQKRKIIGNEFVYVFDDEASKLKDVKFLAQGTLYTDVIESGTDTAQTIKSHHNVGGLPEDMQFKLIEPLNTLYKDEVRALGTELGMPDEIVWRQPFPGPGLAIRVMGEITEEKLTTVRESDAILREEIVKAGLDRDIWQYFTVNTGVRSVGVMGDGRTYDYTIAIRAITSIDGMTADFAKIPWEVLQKISVRIVNEVAHVNRIVYDITSKPPATVEWE
- a CDS encoding GntR family transcriptional regulator, with amino-acid sequence MLPAYIKIHDQIKKEIDEEIWKIGQRLPSERDLAEQFEVSRMTLRQAITLLVEEGVLERRMGSGTFVASTRVQEKMRGTTSFTEIIKSQGKTPSSQLISYRRTLPSKEEVEKLGIEKTENVIRMERVRYANHIPVVYEVASIPEKFIKNFNKEEITKHFFQTLQEHGYKIGKSQQTIYARLAKEKIAQYLEIPRGHAILGLTQISYFDNGTAFEYVKSQYVGERFEFYLENN
- a CDS encoding putative DNA-binding protein, with amino-acid sequence MEIEKTNRMNALFEFYAALLTDKQMNYIELYYADDYSLAEIAEEFQVSRQAVYDNIKRTEKILEDYEMKLHMYSDYIVRSQIFDQIMEKYADDTYLQEQISILSGIDNRE
- the ffh gene encoding signal recognition particle protein, with protein sequence MAFESLTERLQNVFKNLRRKGKISESDVQEATKEIRMALLEADVALPVVKDFIKKVRERAVGHEVIDTLNPAQQIIKIVDEELTTVLGSDTAEIIKSPKIPTIIMMVGLQGAGKTTFAGKLANKLKKEEAARPLMIAADIYRPAAIDQLKTLGQQIDVPVFSLGTEVPAVEIVRQGLEQAKANHNDYVLIDTAGRLQIDEKLMNELRDVKALAQPNEILLVVDAMIGQEAANVAREFNAQLEVTGVILTKIDGDTRGGAALSVRQITGKPIKFTGTGEKITDIETFHPDRMSSRILGMGDMLTLIEKASQEYDEQKSLEMAEKIRENTFDFNDFIDQLDQVQNMGPMEDLLKMIPGMANNPAMKNFKVDENEIARKRAIVSSMTPAERENPDLLNPSRRRRIAAGSGNSFVEVNKFIKDFNQAKQVMQGVMSGDMNKMMKQMGLNPNNLPKNMPNMNGMDMSALQNMDMSALGGAGNPDMSQIFGGGLKGKIGEFATKQAMKRMANKMKKAKKKRK